Genomic DNA from Catellatospora sp. TT07R-123:
CGCGACGCGGGCCGGTTTGGCCGTGACCGCGCTCACGGTCAGCGCGAACACGGTGCACACGGTGAGCATCGCGGGCAGGAACTTGATGACGTCGGCGAGCTGGAGGTACGCGCCGTCGACCACGCCGCGGTCGAGGTTCGTCATCGCCGCGGGATACCACAGCAGGGCGTAGTGGCGGGGGGCGCGGACCTGGTCGAGGCTGATCAGCACGTACGCCATGGTGGCCAGTTCGAGCACGGCCAGGGCCCCGAGCACCTGCGCGGGCCGGCGCCACCGGCCGCGGCCGCGCTCACCCGGGGCCGGGCTGAGCCGGGCCAGCGCGGCCGTGCCCGCCGCCCACAGCGCGATCGCGGCCGCGCTGGCGCCGGTGTGCTCGCCGAGGATCTGCCCGGCCCCGGGCACCGACGCGATCGCCACCAGGCCCAGCGCCATCGCGACGGGCACCGTCAGCCAGGCCCGGGCCACGCCGCGGCGACCGGTCCAGGCGCCCAGCAGCGCCGCCAGCGCGGCGGTGGGCAGGACCATCACCGCGTACGCGGTGTGCGCGGCGTGCTCGTCGACCCGGGTGAACCGTTCGGCCAGGAACAGGGCCGGGCCCGCCGCGGCCATGAACGCGACCAGGACGGCGGTCAGCGCGGCCGGGGACGCCAGCAGCCAGGCGGCGCGCAGCGCGGTGGTGCGGGCACGGGCCATGGTGATCGTCTCCGCTCGGTGGGTGACCCGGTCGCCGAGGGCGCACCAGGTCACGTCGGCCAGGTCCCGCCACGGGCGGGTCGAGTCATGCAGCAGGTCCGCGATCTCGTCGCCATAGCGTTCGCGGATGCCGCGCGGGTACAGGGCGAGCACGAGCGTGATCAGGCGGCGGCGCATCAGGCCACCGCCAGGCGGCGCAGGCCGGTGCCGGCCAGGTGTTCGATCCGGCGCAGTTCGGCGGTCAGGGCGGCACGGCCGGTGTCGGTGAGCCGGTACGGCTTGCGCCGGTCCTGCTCGGGCAGGGCCTCGATGTAGCCGTGCTCCTCCAGCCGCCGGACGGCGCCGTAGAGGGTCCCGGGTCCGGGGCGGGTGCCGGTGAGCGCGCCGATGTCGTCCTGCATCGCGTACCCGTGCTTGGGGCCCTCGGCGAGGCTGATCAGCACGTACAGGGCGGGTTCGGAGTACCGGCCGAGGTCGGACAGTCCTGCCACGACACCACCTTTCTATTACGTTGCGCGTAGCATCGCAGCGCGTAGCAAGACCGTCAAGCCCCCCGGCGGCACCGTCCGATCACGACCCGGCGCCCGAGGGCTAAGCTCGGCGTCCGTGACCTACGCCGACCTGCCCGTGGCCGAGTTCGCCTTCCCAGGCCCGCTGCGCGACCAGCTCACCGCCGCGATCCTCGCCGGAGCCAAGACCTCCTCCACCGGCCTGCTCGCCGAGTACGAGCACGACGGCGAGCCCCTGCCCGCCCCCGGCGAGCGCAGCGTCGTCATCGACTCCGCCGGCGCCCCGCTCGCGATCATCCAGCTCACCGGCGTACGGCTGGTCGCCCTCGCCGACGTCGACCTCGACCATGCCGTCGACGAGGGCGAGGGCTACACGTCGGTCGCGCAGTGGCGCGCCGCGCACGAGCGGTTCTGGCACAGCGAGCAGTTGCGCGCCCACCTGGGCGATCCCGGGTTCACCGTCGGCGACGACACCGTGTGCGTGGCCGAACGGTTCCGGGTCGTGTCGCTGGTCCCCGACGCCGAGACCGTCAACGCCGCACTCGCCGCCGAGGCTGCGGCCCTGGCCGCGGGGCTGCGGGCCGCCCCCGAGGCGGACCTGGACTCCCCCACCTGCTGCCCGCCCTGGTCGGTGCGCGACGAGCTGGCCCATACCGCCGTCGCGGTCTGGCGCACCCTGGAGATGCTCGACGCCGACCCGCCGCAGGCGCTGCCGATCAGCACCCCCGCCTACTACGCCCCCGACGACCGGTTCGCCCCGGCCGCCGACAGCGCCCGGGTCGCCGCCGCGCACGAGTTCGCCGCCGCCCGGACCGGCCCGCAGCTGATCGACTGGTGCGAGCAGCAGTGCACGGCGGTCGTGCAGCGGGTGGCCGCCACCGGTGAGCGGCTCGTCGCGACCCGGCACGGCGACCCGATGCGGCTGACCGACTTCCAGGTGACCCGGGTGGTGGAGCTGGCCGTGCACGGCCTGGACCTGGCCGACGCCCTCGGCGCGGACCCGTGGCTGACCCCGCAGGCCGCCGACGTCGTCACCGGGCTGCTGTTCGGCCACCAGGCCGGCGCGGCCGCCGCCCTGCTGGGCGCCGACCGGGCGGACCTGCTGCGCGCCGCGATGGGCCGCACCCCGCTGACGGCCGCGCAGCGCAGCGGCCTCGACGCCCTGGGGACCACCTGGCTGGCCACCGGCCCCAGCTGACGCCCGCCCCCCACGCGGGCGCGGCGCGTGGCACGATGCCGCCGTGCCCCGCACCGAGACCCTCACCGAGCAGCTCGGCCAGTGGCGGGCCTGGCTGGCCCGCCTCGACCTGCCGTCCGCGCCGCTGCTACTGCCCGGCCGCAGCCGGGCCGAGATCGAGGCCGCGCTCGGCCCCGGCATCCCCGACGCCGTCGTCGAGTGGTTCGCCTGCTGCGACGGCGTCGCCGACGCCCCGGGCCAGACCGTCGACGAGGCCTACACCATGCCCTGGTACTGGCACGCGAGCCTGGACGAGGCCCTGGCCGTCAAAGCCGCCCACAGCGGCGGCGACGACCCGCTGCTGGCCGGGGCGTGGCTGCCGCTGCTGGTCTGCTGCGGCACCGACCTGTACGCGGCGGTGTGGACCGACGGCGCCGAACCGGCGGTGGCGGCGGTGCTGCCGGAGGCGGGCCCGGCCGCGATCGAGTTCGACAGCATCGCCCAGCTCGCCGCCGTCGTGAACGCGTGCTTCGCCAACGGCGCGTTCCACCGCGACGCCGCCGGGCACCTGGACCTCGACGACGACCGCTACGAGCAGGCGTACCAGGCGGTCGTCGGCCGCCCCGTGCCCGGCTGACCGCCGCAATCCCGGCGGTGGCCCACCCGGGGCGGCACACTGCACTGATGGACGACAGCCGAGGCGGCGGGCCGGTGGCGTGGGCGGTGTCGCGGTGGGGCACCGACCCGTACGCGCGCGGCGCCTGGACCGGCCTGCTGCTGGGCGGCACCGCCGCCGACCGGGCCCGGCTGGCCGCCCCGATCGGCGACCGGCTCGTGCTCGCCGGTGAGGGTGTGCACCCGACCAGCCCCGCGATGGTCCACGGCGCGTACGAGTCCGGCCGCGCCGCCGCCGCGCACCTGCTGGCCACCGCCCGGCCCGGCGAGACCGTCGCCGTCGTGGGGGCGGGGATGGCGGGGCTGGCCGCGGCCCGGGTGCTGCGCGACCGCGGTCTGCGCGTGCGGGTGCTGGAGGCCCGCGACCGGGTCGGCGGCCGGGTACGCACCGTCGACCTGGGCGGGGTCGGCGCCGACCTGGGGGCGGCGTGGCTTCAGCAGTACCCCTGCAACCCGCTGGGCCGCGTGGCCGCCGACCTGGGCCTGGTCGCGGTCGCGACCGACTTCGGCGCCCCGCTGCCGCTGTCACCGGCCGGGCCGGTCTCCGGGGTGCACGAGGCCCTGGCGGCGCTGCGCGCCCACGCCGCGGCCGCCACCGCGACCGCCGACGCGCCGGTCGCCGACGTCCTGGCCGCCCACCGGGCGACCCTGGACCCGGCACGGGCCCGGGTCCTGGACTACGCCGTGGCCGCCGCGATCACCCTGGAGTCGGGGCTGGACTTCAGCGTCGCGTCGGCGCGCGGGACGTTCGGTGAGCCCGGGGTCGGCGAGGGCGACCGGTGGCTGCCCGCGGGCATGTCCCGGCTGTGCGAGGCCCTGGCCGACGGGCTTGAGGTGGCCCTGGACCACCCGGTGGCCGGTGTCAGGACCGACCCGGACGGCGTCACCGTCCACGGGCCGTGGGGGCGGCTGCGCGCCGACCGGGCCGTGCTCGCGGTGCCGCTGGCGGTGCTGCCGACCCTGGTGCTGGAGCCGCCGCTGCCGGCCGGGCACGCGGCCGCGCTGGCGCGAGTCGGCACCGGCCAGGCCGAGAAGGTGCTGCTGCGCTACCGGGAGCGGTTCTGGCCCGCCGCGCCGGGCGGCTACCTGTGGTGGGGCGAGGACCGGCCGACGTGGAACGAGTGGGCCGACCTGACCGACGGGCTGGGCGTGCCGGTGCTGGCCCTGATCGCCGCGGGCGACGCGGCCCGGGCGCTGCACGGCCACCGCCCCGACGCCGACGTGGTCGCCGACGCCCACGCCACGGTCGTGCGCCTGGCCCGCAGCGCCAGGTGACACGCCGCACCCCGCCGTGCCCCCGCCCCCGCCCCCGCCCCGCCGCGTTCGGGACGCGTTCGCGCAGTTTCGGTGAAAGTGCTCGAAAGGAGGCCTTGATTCCAGCACTTTCCCCGAAATTGCACGCACCCCCGCGCCCGGCGGTCGGGGCCGGGCCGGGTCGGTCAGTTGGTCAGGGCGGAGGCGGGGCGCTGGGTGAAGAACTCGATCTCGTCGCGCAGCTGGCGGGCCACGGCGACGTCGGCGTAGCGGGGCTCGCGCAGGGCGGTGTACACCCGGTTGACGCTGACCATGACCTCGGTGACGCGTCTGGGCAGGTCGAGTGACAGCACGGGGGCCAGCGCGTCGCGGGCGCCGTCGGGTTCGCCGGTGTGCACCCGTGACAGCGCCAGCGCGCACCTGGCCGCCGCCTCGTCGCGGTAGGAGCGCTGCTCGGCCGGGCCGGACCCGAACAGGGCCAGGGCGCGGGTGGCCTCGTGGGCAGCCTGTTGCGCGCACTCGGGCAGCGTCGCGTACGCGTGGGCGGCGTAGCAGTGCTGCCGGGCCGGGCTGAACGTCAGCTGCCCGCCCAGGGCGTCGAGGTCGTCGCTGACGTGGCGCTCCCGCAGGTCGTCGGCGCGGACCAGGGCCAGGCGGGTCGGTTCGACGGCGCCCAGCATCGCGTGCGCCCGCGCCAGCAGGCTGGTCAGCCAGCAGGCGACGGTGCCGGTGGACTCGGCGGCCATGGCGCTGCCGGACTCGGCGAACCGGACCGCCTCCTGCGGTCGGCCGGCCCAGAACGCGATCATGCTCTGCATCCCGCGGGCCCAGGACCGCAGGCAGCCGTGGTCGGCGTTGTCGGCGCACGCGTACATCGTGCGGGCCAGCGCCATCGCCTGATGGCTGCGGCCCAGGTCGTGGCTGACGTGGGCCATCAACCCGGTCGCGACCGCCACCAGGGCGTACCGGTGCCGGTCGCGGTCGGGGTCGGGTCCGGCCTCCAGGGCGGTGAAGCCGAGCTCCTGGGTCTCCAGCAGTTGCCCGGCCACGGCGGTGACCGGTTCGACCGGGTAGCGGCGGGCCAGGTCGGCCAGGTCGCCGTGCAGCCG
This window encodes:
- a CDS encoding PadR family transcriptional regulator; the protein is MAGLSDLGRYSEPALYVLISLAEGPKHGYAMQDDIGALTGTRPGPGTLYGAVRRLEEHGYIEALPEQDRRKPYRLTDTGRAALTAELRRIEHLAGTGLRRLAVA
- a CDS encoding maleylpyruvate isomerase family mycothiol-dependent enzyme is translated as MAERFRVVSLVPDAETVNAALAAEAAALAAGLRAAPEADLDSPTCCPPWSVRDELAHTAVAVWRTLEMLDADPPQALPISTPAYYAPDDRFAPAADSARVAAAHEFAAARTGPQLIDWCEQQCTAVVQRVAATGERLVATRHGDPMRLTDFQVTRVVELAVHGLDLADALGADPWLTPQAADVVTGLLFGHQAGAAAALLGADRADLLRAAMGRTPLTAAQRSGLDALGTTWLATGPS
- a CDS encoding FAD-dependent oxidoreductase translates to MDDSRGGGPVAWAVSRWGTDPYARGAWTGLLLGGTAADRARLAAPIGDRLVLAGEGVHPTSPAMVHGAYESGRAAAAHLLATARPGETVAVVGAGMAGLAAARVLRDRGLRVRVLEARDRVGGRVRTVDLGGVGADLGAAWLQQYPCNPLGRVAADLGLVAVATDFGAPLPLSPAGPVSGVHEALAALRAHAAAATATADAPVADVLAAHRATLDPARARVLDYAVAAAITLESGLDFSVASARGTFGEPGVGEGDRWLPAGMSRLCEALADGLEVALDHPVAGVRTDPDGVTVHGPWGRLRADRAVLAVPLAVLPTLVLEPPLPAGHAAALARVGTGQAEKVLLRYRERFWPAAPGGYLWWGEDRPTWNEWADLTDGLGVPVLALIAAGDAARALHGHRPDADVVADAHATVVRLARSAR
- a CDS encoding XRE family transcriptional regulator; its protein translation is MSHDTAIMDLRRDLTDEAMVRLHGDLADLARRYPVEPVTAVAGQLLETQELGFTALEAGPDPDRDRHRYALVAVATGLMAHVSHDLGRSHQAMALARTMYACADNADHGCLRSWARGMQSMIAFWAGRPQEAVRFAESGSAMAAESTGTVACWLTSLLARAHAMLGAVEPTRLALVRADDLRERHVSDDLDALGGQLTFSPARQHCYAAHAYATLPECAQQAAHEATRALALFGSGPAEQRSYRDEAAARCALALSRVHTGEPDGARDALAPVLSLDLPRRVTEVMVSVNRVYTALREPRYADVAVARQLRDEIEFFTQRPASALTN